cactCAAATCCTCACTCTAAAttcgatactgcaccaattcctcgaacaaatgcctctcatgtccaaaatatctgcctgatctggacaaattttactcaaaaacgtaggtatttttgtcctctttcagccaaagTCACCCTCATTGAACTTGTTCTCACAGATTTCTTACAAATCACCTCTGGGCGCAGAGAGTGCCACATTCCGCCCATTATAAACATGGAAAATTGTCAAATCAATGTGAAAAAAGATTTTTGCCataaactgccataaaaaactagccacacatagtagcagaataaaaattacaccgctggcttctgccgtcccttGTGGCACTGACGATTCAAGAATTATTTcgatacgacttttactttcgAACAGCGATTGTTTTTCGAggttaagaagccatagtgtgtGCAAAAGGGCAGTTGGCTCTCTCTTttacacacgtacacacacacctgtctccCATAGCAACTAATTATGAGCCACCTCTGTTCTAACattgcttatgagggcagagccaagatggatgccctgttataacagctgcATAAAGCTGCTAATAGGTGTTATGTGTacaatataacattacagcctCTGTCTCTGGGCGGGCAGTAgcttggcacccatcaaaatttcttcagaaattttctagttggTAATAATGTTGGATTGTTATCACCATTATTGGTATCCATCTCCTGTGATCAGCCTGTTCACACTGCTGCAGCTTGACAAGCATTTCAGATGTTCCTGTTGTGGTCCCAGCTGGGCTTCTCTTCTTAGGGAAAGACTTCTTTATCCACAATAATAGTCTCTCATCTTTCTTATGCGTGAGTGACATAGAGCGAACTGCCAATTGAACTGAGATGAAAAATGGCAGTTGAATTCCTCTTGGTAACCTGTTCATTTTCCATCAGGTTGGACCAAAGCCTCATGAGCTCGCTGGATGGGTTTCAGGAGTGTGGAAACTTCACGGCTTGTGTCATAAAAGAGGAGAAGGTTGGTGAACTGAAACAAGACCAAAAACATCACAGTTCATCCCTCTTACTGTGTTTATTCTTAAATTCTTCATTAAGAATGTTCATAAAAACCAAAGAAGATCCAGATTCTGGTCTTTACGGCAGAACTCTCTGCTCCCCGCGATGCTGAATCAGGTCCTCCTGTTGGCAGTCGCTCTTAATTTGTGCAACCAAACAGAAATCATATTAAATCAGTCCAATGCTCTGCAGCATCTTAGCCTGTGCTTTCTTTTCCAGGATCTTGACAACCTCTTGGCACATATTGAGAACCAGAAGACGGATGATTGGTTGCTTTCAGCTTCAGAGATGTCTCACAGCTACAGCCTGAAACTTCTGGTCATGACTGACAAAGAAAAGTCAACAAATGACAGAGTCCATCAGGAATACAGCATGGATCCAGAGTACTCAGTAATAGTCAGTGAGGAATGTCTGTACAATGCATCCTGTGTACCAGAAGTAGACAGCAACACTGTAGTGAAAGTATTTGGAAGTGTTTCAGAGGATGGACAGACtgtatctggtctttctggatCATCACTTGCAAATCTTATACTGAAAAGTCGACTGGAAGCAGCAGCAGTTTTCTCTCttgatggaaacacaaccacagAGTTCCACCGTAATTTCATCAGAGTTTTTATGCTCCGTGGCCTGAAGGCAGCCTTAGAAACCAACCTGGAGAATCAGCAGATTTACCAGGTGATGGATCAATCCGACTCTGTTTCCAGCTACAGAATTCCCCAAAGAGCCGCTGATCACAGCACTCAGTATGACCACCAGCAGATAATCATGTTACAGGATGATGAAGTGGTCAGAAAAGCTGCTACCTATCTTTATGAGAAGCATCCAGCGGTTAGCTCAGTCTATGTTCTTGATAACAACCAAAGACCAAAACTGATTGATGGTAAATCAGGGCCTCTGTCAGAGAACAGCAGGCTGGTGCTGGTGGGCCACGGAGCAGGAGATGCCTCAGGAGAGATGAGACTATCAGGGTACAGAGCCCAAGATGTGGCCAGAATCATCCAAAGCACCTCCAGGGTcagcaacaaaatcaaaagcACCAGAGTGGTGGCCTGTGAGGTCGGATCAGATGAAGGGTTCATAGAAAGCGTGCTGAAGGAGCTCCATGGAGCCGGCGTTGAGACGGAGTTGCACCTGTGGAACACGGTTGTCCAGGTCACAGAGAAAGGCCAGATCATCACCGAAGAAGTCTCTGGGGACGGACTGCAGTGGAGACATAAAGACTCCAGCAAAAAAGTGGTGGCAACTATTGACAGGAATGGAGCGGTGACAAGAAGACACGAGTCTGGCAGCAAAGGAGAGATTATTTTCaccaaagaaagaaacattcTAATGCCCCCTAAAAAAAAGCCTGGAGCGGGAAGACAACCAGCCGGAGCGGGAAGACAACCAGCCGGAGCGGGAAGACAACCAGCCGGAGCGGGAAGACAACCAGCCGGAGCGGGAAGACAACCAGACGGAGCGGGAAGACAGCCAGCCGGAGCGGGAAGACAACCAGACGGAGCGGGAAGACAACCAGCCGGAGGGGGAAGACAACCAGACGGAGCGGGAAGACAACCAGACGGAGCGGGAAGACAACCAGACGGAGCGGGAAGACAGCCAGCCGGAGCGGGAAGACAACCAGCCGGAGCGAGAAGACAACCAGCCGGAGCGGGAAGACAACCAGCCGGAGCGGGAAGACAGCCAGCCGGAGCGGGAAGACAACCAGACGGAGCGGGAAGACAACCAGCTGGAGCCGTAAGACCACCAGACGCTCCAAAAACATTCATTGACCCACAGGTTTATAACGAACTTGATCAAAATAGATTTGGTTCAgttgaagaaataaaagaggctTTTAAAGA
This Odontesthes bonariensis isolate fOdoBon6 chromosome 6, fOdoBon6.hap1, whole genome shotgun sequence DNA region includes the following protein-coding sequences:
- the LOC142382709 gene encoding uncharacterized protein LOC142382709, which gives rise to MELECRPPRSQQGGNLLDQSLMSSLDGFQECGNFTACVIKEEKDLDNLLAHIENQKTDDWLLSASEMSHSYSLKLLVMTDKEKSTNDRVHQEYSMDPEYSVIVSEECLYNASCVPEVDSNTVVKVFGSVSEDGQTVSGLSGSSLANLILKSRLEAAAVFSLDGNTTTEFHRNFIRVFMLRGLKAALETNLENQQIYQVMDQSDSVSSYRIPQRAADHSTQYDHQQIIMLQDDEVVRKAATYLYEKHPAVSSVYVLDNNQRPKLIDGKSGPLSENSRLVLVGHGAGDASGEMRLSGYRAQDVARIIQSTSRVSNKIKSTRVVACEVGSDEGFIESVLKELHGAGVETELHLWNTVVQVTEKGQIITEEVSGDGLQWRHKDSSKKVVATIDRNGAVTRRHESGSKGEIIFTKERNILMPPKKKPGAGRQPAGAGRQPAGAGRQPAGAGRQPAGAGRQPDGAGRQPAGAGRQPDGAGRQPAGGGRQPDGAGRQPDGAGRQPDGAGRQPAGAGRQPAGARRQPAGAGRQPAGAGRQPAGAGRQPDGAGRQPAGAVRPPDAPKTFIDPQVYNELDQNRFGSVEEIKEAFKELEGLTWGMFHSEGRPQRMEANNLQNIGNNFVILKKQGDSASQITEEQDLRQVLQNCYEINSGIQTRAIIRHYGNFGEGEPTYMLVSDWIFYVEPVSLYVFVVGKRLDNNERENKDRIKNLVNLISSLNKKGKESYNNIRSNLDTKARKSYPNFVTSIFSGQHRATDLNTDLYQSCYFSASVIAESARNFRTFPLTLMVLNMAEKYEEGAWKILFEKHPMAGGSSWIDESKRGFSGSAAPYNSNLKEVIEKELYIFQKWKASDPEEPVQNRMAELIVNYNIFPRNNPFITDYNNFILQIQQQNRNTPPGSPGSPRKPSTSGAARKPREA